A window of Periplaneta americana isolate PAMFEO1 chromosome 9, P.americana_PAMFEO1_priV1, whole genome shotgun sequence genomic DNA:
GGCAGTCttaagtttaaatatttttcttatttatttgcattCTAATCAAAAAGATAAAACTTCAAGTTTTTAGAATATTTGATATCAGATTATATCAAATTTTCCACTACAGGAACTGTGAGTATCCTCCATTCTCTGACACAGTTAATGTTTTTAGTTAGGAAAATAAAAGCATATTTGAAATGTATGCATCTCGTATTCTTACAGATCTGGGACTACAATATAGGTAATCCAACACACATAGGCATTGGTCATGCTGGCGTTGTTACTGCAGTAAGATTCTCACCTAATAATGAATACATTATCAGTGTGAGTTCAGATGGAGGGATATTCCGTTGGAGAAGTCCATATGTTACACAACCTTTGAAAGAAAGTCAGCAATCTGCAAGATGTTCATCTAGATCCACTCGTAGTACTTGTAGTGAACGTGAGGAAGAGTGGAAACAGATGGccaaggaggaagaggaggaaaatgtagAGAAACTTAGTACTTCAGCTAGGAGCTCAAGTTCTAATGGGAGCAAAGAAGGCAGTAAAAAGAATGCCGAAGAAACAGAGAAGCAAATATGCATCTGTGAGGAGGAAGATGTTCCTTCCGAAAGTAAGAAAATCACTAAGGATACATCAAAAAGTGATGGTACGCCGAAGAGTGGTGCATCAAAAAGTGATAACACTCAAAAAAGGAATGGTACACCTAAAAGTGGCAGTACTCCAAAAAGCAGCGGTACATCCAAAAGTGGTGTTAAGCCAAAAAGCAATGGTACACCCAAAAGTGGTGGTTCTCCAAAGAATATTCTTACACCAAAAAGTAATGGCACGCCAAAAAACAATGCTGTTACACCCAAAAGCAAAACAACTACACCAAAAGATCAAGGAGATATTTTTACCGACCAAAAGTGCAATTGTGTACCAGAAAACAATATTTCAACCACAAAGAGTGGCACACGGACATCTAAAAGTAAAAGCAGCCATGGCAGTGGAGagaattgaaatttgaagcaAATAATTTAAGAGTAGGCTACAGGATCTGTCTTTCAAAGGAaagcttaaaaaataatgtaagttttatGAAGAACGTATAACCTGGAAGGTACGAATTATTGATAACATGTTTACGAAATTATAGTATAAGTATGTTTTATCAGAATTACAGATATAATGAGGCTGCATTTACTTTATGTTTATAAAAAGAATGATATGAAGTAATGCTGAATTGACGAAATATATTAACTCCACTTTTGTATGAAGAAATTGAGACTGTTAAGTTTCTATTGACAGAATTATCTACATGAAGTAAGGCATTATGCTTTTTTTTCCATTTGTATTAGGAACAACTGGTTAGAAATCAGATCGACTTAAGGCTGTAAAATAAGATATTCTTTTATAAACCTTTCAGTATTTTCATAcaataatatgtttaaaatagcaTAAATGTTTTGAGTATACTGTTTCAGTGGTACAACTCCAGTATTTCATCGTACCTTAATAATAAAGACATATTAAATAAACAGTTCAATATATACAACTCACGACAATTCATtgtaaacaaaattacataataatatagcCATTTTCGACATAATATACAGATATCTTAAACGAAACAATAATCACATTATGATTCACAGATTCGTTACATGGAATTAAAATCAACTTATTGTCTCTGATATTTCATGCAAATTTATCAGAATGCTTCAAGCTGCAGAAAGGAAGGGGCATCTTgtgcaatttttatttcagccccAGGCTTGGCTTTTGCAGTAATGAAGAACTAGTTTTCCATCTGTCCCATAGCACTCGTAGAGATTTCTCACGATGTGGTCTGGTGCTGGAGCAAAAGACTGGTTGACGTACAGGAACTGAAACAACAAAGGTAATTGCATGTTAATGCTTAGCCACTACACATTAAACCAACAAATTACAATTAGGTAACACAGtcaatactgtattttaaaaataatatttaaggatGGCatttatatacagtgaaacctgtctaaaggggccatctgaagttacctcgtaaaatggccgttttatcaggtggccgcttgattaaggttgcggttttttatgaatcagcatgaaagtactgaatttcattgactttttagtaggtactgtgcgcgtacaacaatcgtgcatattaatgccagcctcttccattcttgcaactagcattttcaaaactcaatttcttcgccctcgcacacttgaatcattcgtaaacgaaatcattcacattactaaacacagattctctcttcttttttggccaccatgcatattttcctcccattcttttaatatttcatcttaattatacagtgtatttgtgtccttccacatttgaatatttctgcaatttttttcgcaggtgttcccttctcactttcttcaatcatttttcgtctcacctctaaacttaataccactctagatttattgttagacatgatttctctctcaaactaacgtcacagttcctctgaatcaactgaatgaaaagaagaaaaattcgtaaaagctggtccaaatagaaaaagattgaaagaggagaaaaaaaaattcgaatggttaactactgacctaaaacatactgtgacattttcgatagaaaacgtccggtgttttaatcctttaaaaacgagtaggaatttatatctgtgcagggtcggagtggaaagtgacaaaagagtcataaaacagtaaccaactaaccccaaaatatggagggtgtactgttgtacacttcaCTTAGCTATTGTACTCGTGgtattgctctctgtcctctaaccatcgaaaaaataggtcagacagtatccgtgaaaaaaaaatttttgttggacagtgactgttatagtcaggttccaatccaaacagaccctggccgctggccgaagcatgaggtggccgctaaataaagagacaatttgtattgatcttatggcaaatccaattggttccagagaaaattggccttttggccaggtggccgtttaaatgaagtgaccgcaaagacaggttttactgtacactAAAATGTACAGAGagttcgcttccccctgcggccgggcgatgaacagcaagcactggagcagcaataatatagcccaccaacgtgctgccacccgtgcttaagaatcactcaacagctgtccgtcattttgcagtcagctgacctaattgcATTCTGTTTCAACAATAAGTTTGCTTTACTGAAATGCTTTAAAAAAAACGCCTCAAGGCCACGCGTGGTGGTTTCCGTGAGCAGTGTGTGAATGGAAATgttatcagaagatgtcaagaATGCATCAATACAGatggacaccactttcagcatcttttgtaacaaggttagtactcaagtgataacaataaattagTAGGATAAGCTAGAGGATTGATACACGTCGCTaactaatgctccgcgcttgctggccattgcgcctccaaacaataattaaatgaggttgaatcatATGTGCACCTGTAACTTTTTATCAGTGTGCAataatacatctaataaagcttagattttaagttatatattttttatttattacatattttgccatttttagttacatattacataaaatccgggctctaatgatcatatttaattttcgtcagtaaattattataattttgtaatattatcttGCTAAAAATTTCTGTCACTGAcgatctatttacttacttacttacaaatggcttttaaggaacccgaaggttcattgccgccctcacataagcccgccatcggtccctatcctgtgcaagattaagccagtctctatcatcataccccacctccctcaaatccattttaatattatcctcccatctacgtctcggcctccctaaaggtctttttccctccggtctcccaactaacactctatatgcatttctggattcgcccatacgtgctacatgccctgcccatctcaaacgtctggatttcaagttcctaattatgtcaggtgaagaatacaatgcgtgcagttgtgttgtgtaactttctccattctcctgtaacttcatcccgcttagccccaaatattttcctaagcaccttattctcaaacacccttaacctatgttcctctctcagagtgagagttcaagtttcacagccatatagaagaaccggtaatataactgttttataaattctaactttcagatttttggagagcagactggatgataagagcttctcaaccgaataataacaggcatttcccatatttatactgcgtttaatttcctcccgagtgtcatttatatttgttactgttgctccaagatatttgaatttttccacctcttcgaaggataaatctccaatatttatatttccatttcgtacaatattcccgtcacgagacataatcatatactttgtcttttcgggatttacttccaaaccgatcgctttacttgcttcaagtaaaatttccgtgttttccctaatcgtttgtgtattttctcctaccaACGTGCTTGTGCACAAAATTATATTGGCAAGTAGTTACGAGATCTGTGAAATTCTCGAAATGCGATAACTCGAATTgaaatttttgccatttttttttttttttttttaccatttcttTATACTtcccaaattaaaattaatcaattttcttaatgtatccagctgtttgctgacaacataaaatccactgtagtctattcagttgtttttcacgagaaatgaggggtattttgatcggtgttcattatagatgcctgttgctagtagccagggttggggtgtagtcaatatatactgcaggggtGTGTCTTCTGcatctggtactgatgattttaatttacttcccaaattaaaaaaaaaccgcACTTTTAAATCTAGAAATAAGGCAAATTCGTATAACGCAAAAGAAAACTTGAATCAACTTTTTAAACGAATTtcagcagtaggcctacttgctttAACACTGCCAAAATTTGGAACAACACCGAAATTTTAAAACGAATATTCCTTAAAAATAAAACCACTTTCATGGAACTCTAACAAATACAATGAATCTTCAATCTTGCTACGCACACACGCGGGACtgacatttgatttgtgttgtcaatatttcatgatgaaatgaaaatgagagatggtataactttataaatatacaaatatctgaaaaaataaataagcgagcTTTCGTAAagtcgaggatcagtgacaagtttggtttgttcaggatTTTGGTATACCTTACATATACGGACTTTGGTAGATATAGGTACACAAATAGATTTACCCTGAACCGAAGGAAGGTGTGCTTTCCTGCATAGTGCAACCTAATGGTGATACCAATGTGTTAAGTGATGATTTAGTGTGAAAATGTCTCAGAAAATCATCAATCAGGTATATGAAAAATTAAGATATTTGGGGTGGGTTTATAGCTTTCGCAATCATCACATTTTGTCTTTAGAGTGGAGTGCCATAGTTTTGAGATCATATTAAGTGATTTAAGTAGGTACTTTTTTTCTCTCCCATGTATTGTGTGTAGCGGGATCGAAGATTCACTGCAAATGTAATATGTTTGgcaatggaaaataatttatGTGTAGATCACTGCAAAGGTGCGTTTTCATTTGGAACTTTTCATATCATGTTCGGAACTCAAGTTCTACACAATGTTACCAATGAAAATGCATCTtaagaataaatttgaaatttcagcAAGTCTGGATTTTCTGAGCCTTTTATTGGAAAGCAGAGGATTAACTTAAGACTTAGGAGCATAGTACATTTCTTCTTCGtctgtcccccccccctccctcgATTTTCATGTCTTCATTCTTGGATAGtgtcttttaacacttatataatcactgatgaatgttattgaacaagtaataactacttcTGATGACGCAAACCacgccgaaactagtcaatcaggtaatttaccatcaaaattgataaattaacacagtgaagtagttattacttgttcGATAACGTTCATCAGTGATTTTCATTTCAGTATAtctatttaattacttttactttcttcaaaggataatttaTAATAACAGGTTTCAAGTACAGTACTtaggtttctttattattattattattattattattattattattattattatttatgattgtAATTTTACCAAATGTTCTGAACGTTCCAATTTGaggtattttttcatgaattccattATCCACCCAATCTTCCTCTCAGGATCGACAGCccatttcttctttttcataATTGGTGCATTACCAGTTGCCTTCAGGAGTATATcaactgaaaatataaaattacataacatTCTTGTACACATTGCATAAGCATCAACTTatatgtcgaaaagacaacctggtggcattggataagaaaaaaatatttacgtaCCTACGTTAAATTATTCTATATTGATATTGTACATGAAGTAACCACGCTGCAATAATATGAAACCTGCTCGTATATCtattattgtattcttatatactAGGCTAGCTGCTTGACGACCTTTGACGTTACAAGTGATGTATTTACAGTGACACATTTCGAAATAAACGAGAGATTAAAGTAATTTGTATCTATACCTGACCTAACCTCAATCACATCTCAGAACATaactaaatttttaattatacttGTCTAGTCTCAACCGAAATCACTGGAACTaattcagcgctagtttcaccaactTCCCtacaaattaaatgttttatagaaatttatataaaagttaaatagGCTATTTGCTTAAATTTCCTGGAAAGTTGGCACTACTTTAAATCGGCAAGTTTGTACGATGACACGTTTAGgttataatatattgtatgtaaTTCGGACGttactaacatttttatactTAGGTTAATTACATACTTTTCTGTTTATCGCTTTTAGATCCTTCTGGTGCTGTAGAGTCTGTTTGCTGAGTCTCGTTGGGAGTTTCCCCTGCGTCACCTCCAGCTTCTGTTGTATCTGGGTTTTCAGACTTCGGCGTGTCTTGATTGTCAGACATATTTTATCGGATATAATCAAAGGAATCCCTTACATCTTACATATAAACATCGCTGTTTTACAGtgaacatttaaaagaaattagctaaacacaatattcttcactTTACAATTCGACCACGCATTGTTTATTCAAATTGCCAACGTTATCGTCATGTAAATGTTCAGTGTTGCCAGCATTATAAAAACGGAATAGAGCGGCAATTTTAAGTAGGTACTGTACTTAAGGTGCATCTCTACTCTACGGTTCAGTTTTCCATGCACATATGCATGCGATCTGGAGAGAATGTTGAAAGAATCAAATTGaaaacgcacgttcaattaaaatgcatgcggatttcgtgtctacatggtgcgccgtgttgaacgtcatcttcacacACACATACAAGCGCGCGcgtacatatacagagtggaagtgaaataaccttacagcttgaaagagacgatagggtacactgaaatgaatagaaaacctatattacgttttgtgattaaatacacggttaattagaaaattgagttgataAATTGAATAACGGTTATTAGAAAATTGAATTGGAAGTTGAAGGTCAACGAACTAAGATCTGTCTCCCTAGGTTAGGCATGTCAAAGTAAACCATAGATGGCATTTGCCATAGCCGTGGTTCGACTTTTCTACAGTGGCTAGATGATTGACATATCACCACTGAATTTTGATTTAGTGGTTTTGTCCCACTTCGTTTTCCTCCCATGTTGTTAAGTATTTATGcgtaggccaaaaaaaaaaaaaaaaaacaaacaaactagTGGTTTTGTTACTACTTCGTTATTATATGCATTAAAAATGATTGACAGTTcagctgagagttcgattgctcgaagTTAAGTTGCTTCTCTTGTTTTTTTAGTATATCATTATTGTAGTACTGTAGGCCTAAagatacggtcacacgtcgctacttttgcagcgctgcagtacaaaaaactgcgcaacttttgtgctgcgacgtgtgaacaacggtgcaatccgaaaagtagcggctgccgaacctgctgcccgctacttttccatgctgcgcgcagcttaaaagtagcgacgtgtgaacagggttctcagggttgcagggttttgatatcggttttgttgaaacttttgctgcggttgcaaccagtgttaccatccaaatgtgccaatgatacttttattgtttggatatattctaatattaaatgtgatgaaaataaattatttgtaacagatattaaatacacaacacagtctgagcataattactgacgatataattcattttttaaattttccgtagcgtagttccaaacaggagggttgccaacactgattacgtgaatatactgttggttatcatttaagtatatatgcgtttttaaaagctaatggtaaaaataatgtcaatttctgaatttggttatcatttaagtatataggcgtttttaaaagctaatagtaaaaaaatgtcaatttctgaatactagatacgacagagaagtaaataatagataaggaagctttcgtatgagtttcttaataatgcaaacataaccacaaaatgtatattgagaaaacacggagatggaaacctgcagcatgactgcggctgcaaaagtagcgccttgtgtgtgaacagactcgcaacctccagttgcaactccTGCaccactcgggttgcgcagcacgaaaagtagcgtgcagcgctctacttttggcttacgtgcaaacacgacacgcaacttttgcagctgcagtacaaaagttgcgctgcaaaagtaacgatgtgtgaccgtaccttaatacAGTTTTCTAGTGAAGCCAAGAAGTAAACattgataataatttgtaaatatcgaaagtttttttttcaagtacATGTAACGTGCTGCACAATACTTACGATCAAAGTAGATGTTTTCTTGTGCAATATTTGAAGTGTGAGATG
This region includes:
- the Atg12 gene encoding autophagy protein 12-like; amino-acid sequence: MSDNQDTPKSENPDTTEAGGDAGETPNETQQTDSTAPEGSKSDKQKIDILLKATGNAPIMKKKKWAVDPERKIGWIMEFMKKYLKLERSEHLFLYVNQSFAPAPDHIVRNLYECYGTDGKLVLHYCKSQAWG